The following are encoded together in the Neomonachus schauinslandi chromosome 15, ASM220157v2, whole genome shotgun sequence genome:
- the MYO19 gene encoding unconventional myosin-XIX isoform X4 has translation MKFYAVVAASPTSWESHRIAERIEQRILNSNPVMEAFGNACTLRNNNSSRFGKFIQLQLNRAQQMTGAAVQTYLLEKTRVACQASSERNFHIFYQICKGAGTDERLQWHLPEGAAFSWLPNPDRTLEEDCFEVTREAMLHLGIDTPTQNNIFQVLAGLLHLGNIRFADSEDEAQPCQLMGDAKCSIRTSASLLQLPEDPLLETLQIRTIRAGRQQVFRKPCSRAECDIRRDCVAKLVYARLFDWLVSVINSSICADPDSWTTFIGLLDVYGFESFPNNSLEQLCINYANEKLQQHFVAHYLRAQQEEYAVEGLEWSFVNYQDNQPCLDLLEGSPISICSLINEECRLNRPSSAAQLQTRIESALAGSPCLGHNKLSREPSFIVVHYAGPVQYHTAGLVEKNKDPVPPELTRLLQQSQDPLLKVLFPADPEEKAQEEPSGQSRAPVLTVVSKFKASLEQLLQVLHSTTPHYIRCIKPNSQGQAHTFLQEEVLSQLEACGLVETIHISAAGFPVRIPHWNFVERYELLRRLRARTSPGPHSPLPAEGRSEWSPCTEAATLQPLLQDILHTLPALTQAATAPGDPAEASAAPVHCGRTKVFMTDSTLELLEHGRAQVLEQCARRIQGSWRRHWYRKQGRRRRAAVLIQAAIRSWLVRKHVRRLHAAATVIGRAWRRWRIGMAFLALKELDGVEENHLSQVPLPTGSLLLPQTQTSLLAAVIRLWPLGLVLANAAVGVRGFQRKLVVWACLQLPTGSPSSYTVQTAQGQAGVTSIRALPQGSIKFHCRKSPLPYADICPEPLPYSVTGFNQILLERDSLGHR, from the exons ATGAAGTTCTATGCTGTGGTGGCCGCCTCACCCACATCCTGGGAGAGCCACAGGATTGCAGAGAGGATTGAGCAGCGAATCTTGAACTCCAACCCTGTCATGGAAGCTTTTG GGAATGCGTGCACCCTGAGGAATAACAACAGCAGTCGCTTTGGGAAGTTCATCCAGCTCCAGCTGAACAG ggcccagcagaTGACCGGAGCTGCAGTCCAGACGTACCTCCTGGAGAAAACTCGAGTGGCCTGTCAGGCATCCAGTGAGAGGAACTTCCACATCTTCTACCAG ATCTGTAAAGGAGCCGGCACGGACGAGAGGCTTCAGTGGCACCTCCCTGAGGGAGCAGCCTTCTCCTGGCTGCCCAACCCGGACAGGACCTTGGAAG AGGATTGTTTCGAGGTGACCAGAGAGGCCATGCTTCATTTGGGTATCGACACCCCCACTCAGAACAACATCTTTCAG GTCCTGGCCGGACTGCTGCACCTCGGCAACATCCGCTTTGCCGACTCTGAGGACGAAGCTCAGCCCTGCCAGCTGATGGGCGATGCCAAGT GCTCTATCAGGACATCAGCCTCGCTGCTACAGCTTCCAGAAGACCCACTGCTGGAGACACTGCAGATCAGAACCATcagggcaggcaggcagcaggTGTTCCGGAAGCCCTGTTCCCGAGCCGAGTGCGACATCCGCAGAGACTGTGTGGCCAAACTAGTTTACGCACG gCTGTTTGACTGGCTGGTATCCGTGATCAATAGCAGCATCTGTGCAGACCCTGACTCCTGGACCACTTTCATAG GCCTGCTGGATGTGTACGGATTTGAGTCCTTTCCCAACAACAGCCTGGAACAGTTGTGCATCAACTACGCCAATGAGAAGCTGCAACAGCACTTTGTGGCTCACTACCTAAGGGCTCAACAG GAGGAATATGCAGTCGAGGGTCTGGAGTGGTCATTTGTCAACTACCAGGACAACCAGCCCTGCTTGGATCTCCTCGAGGGGAGCCCCATCAGCATCTGCTCCCTCATAAATGAG GAATGCCGCCTTAATCGGCCAAGCAGTGCAGCCCAGCTCCAGACACGCATCGAGAGTGCGCTGGCGGGCAGCCCCTGCCTGGGCCACAACAAACTCAGCCGGGAGCCCAGCTTCATCGTGGTACATTACGCGGGTCCTGTGCAGTACCACACTGCAGGTCTGGTGGAGAAGAACAAG GACCCTGTCCCACCTGAGCTGACCAGGCTCCTAcagcaatcccaggaccccctaCTCAAGGTGCTGTTTCCTGCTGACCCTGAAGAGAAGGCCCAGGAGGAGCCCTCTGGCCAGAGCAGAGCCCCTGTGTTGACTGTGGTGTCCAAGTTCAAG GCCTCCCTGGAGCAGCTTCTGCAGGTTCTGCATAGCACTACGCCCCACTACATTCGCTGCATCAAGCCCAACAGCCAGGGCCAGGCGCACACCTTTCTCCAGGAGGAG GTCCTGAGTCAGCTGGAGGCCTGTGGCCTCGTGGAGACCATCCACATCAGTGCTGCTGGCTTCCCTGTCCG AATCCCTCACTGGAACTTCGTGGAACGATATGAATTGCTGAGAAGGCTCCGTGCTCGCACATCCCCTGGCCCCCACAGCCCACTTCCTGCTGAAGGGCGCTCAG AATGGTCTCCATGCACCGAGGCGGCCACACTGCAACCTCTCCTCCAGGACATCCTCCACACTCTTCCAGCTCTGACTCAGGCAGCCACCGCACCTGGTGACCCAGCTGAGGCCTCAGCAGCCCCAGTTCACTGTGGCAGGACCAAGGTGTTCATGACGGACTCCACG CTGGAGCTTCTGGAACACGGACGTGCCCAGGTGCTGGAGCAGTGTGCCCGCCGCATCCAGGGCAGCTGGAGGCGACACTGGTACCGCAAGCAGGGGAGGCGGAGGCGGGCAGCCGTGCTCATCCAGGCAG CCATCCGGTCCTGGCTAGTTCGGAAACACGTGCGGAGGCTGCATGCAGCTGCCACGGTCATCGGGCGCGCGTGGCGGAGGTGGCGA attggaATGGCCTTCCTTGCTTTGAAAGAACTGGATGGTGTGGAAGAAAACCACTTGTCTCAAGTTCCCCTTCCCACGGGTTCCCTCCTGCTGCCACAGACACAGACCAGCCTCCTGGCGGCGGTAATCCGCCTGTGGCCCCTGGGACTGGTCCTGGCCAACGCAGCTGTGGGTGTCCGCGGCTTTCAGAGGAAGCTGGTGGTCTGGGCCTGCCTCCAGCTCCCCACAGGGAGCCCCAGTAGCTACACAGTCCAGACGGCCCAAGGACAAGCTGGTGTCACATCCATCCGAGCGCTGCCTCAG ggctcgaTCAAGTTCCACTGCAGAAAGTCTCCCCTGCCATACGCAGACATCTGCCCTGAACCCTTACCCTACAGTGTTACTGGCTTTAATCAGATTCTGCTGGAGAGAGACAGCCTGGGCCACAGGTGA
- the MYO19 gene encoding unconventional myosin-XIX isoform X2, with protein sequence MLHQVHGHSSGSGAQGGESLREDLREFLSGEAPLHQLDDLTKVNPVTPETVLRCLQARYAADTFYTNAGCTLVALNPFKAVPQLYSPALMREYHAAPQPRKLKPHIFTVGEQTYRNVKSLTEPVNQSIIVSGESGAGKTWTSRCLMKFYAVVAASPTSWESHRIAERIEQRILNSNPVMEAFGNACTLRNNNSSRFGKFIQLQLNRAQQMTGAAVQTYLLEKTRVACQASSERNFHIFYQICKGAGTDERLQWHLPEGAAFSWLPNPDRTLEEDCFEVTREAMLHLGIDTPTQNNIFQVLAGLLHLGNIRFADSEDEAQPCQLMGDAKCSIRTSASLLQLPEDPLLETLQIRTIRAGRQQVFRKPCSRAECDIRRDCVAKLVYARLFDWLVSVINSSICADPDSWTTFIGLLDVYGFESFPNNSLEQLCINYANEKLQQHFVAHYLRAQQEEYAVEGLEWSFVNYQDNQPCLDLLEGSPISICSLINEECRLNRPSSAAQLQTRIESALAGSPCLGHNKLSREPSFIVVHYAGPVQYHTAGLVEKNKDPVPPELTRLLQQSQDPLLKVLFPADPEEKAQEEPSGQSRAPVLTVVSKFKASLEQLLQVLHSTTPHYIRCIKPNSQGQAHTFLQEEVLSQLEACGLVETIHISAAGFPVRIPHWNFVERYELLRRLRARTSPGPHSPLPAEGRSGGGRRGQGLSARPLPSRTPAQQPRLPPGTLLLSHLSQAQFCHLPFILFPHFFLPLFMICSTALCLVPKAPFAPGRCCGFSSAASSLAASSPERHWAAKGGQSPQVNPLQEPALHTAGGQAGAPAGPLSDGDCSPFSHMWQGVKGSRAEGAAQLPCLVPRTFGALEQTPAE encoded by the exons ATGCTCCATCAG GTTCATGGCCACAGTTCAGGCTCTGGTGCCCAAGGAGGGGAATCCCTCAGAGAAGACCTGCGGGAGTTCCTGAGCGGGGAAGCCCCGCTGCACCAGCTGGATGACCTCACCAAGGTGAATCCCGTGACACCGGAGACAG TCCTGAGGTGTTTGCAGGCTCGGTACGCAGCAGACACGTTCTACACCAATGCTGGCTGCACCCTGGTCGCTCTGAACCCCTTCAAGGCCGTCCCTCAGCTCTACTCACCAGCACTGATGAGAGAATACCACGCTGCGCCTCAGCCCCGG AAACTGAAGCCCCACATCTTCACTGTGGGTGAACAGACCTACAGGAATGTCAAGAGCCTGACTGAGCCCGTCAACCAGTCTATTATTGTCAGCGGAGAGAGTGGTGCTGGAAAG ACTTGGACGTCCCGCTGCCTGATGAAGTTCTATGCTGTGGTGGCCGCCTCACCCACATCCTGGGAGAGCCACAGGATTGCAGAGAGGATTGAGCAGCGAATCTTGAACTCCAACCCTGTCATGGAAGCTTTTG GGAATGCGTGCACCCTGAGGAATAACAACAGCAGTCGCTTTGGGAAGTTCATCCAGCTCCAGCTGAACAG ggcccagcagaTGACCGGAGCTGCAGTCCAGACGTACCTCCTGGAGAAAACTCGAGTGGCCTGTCAGGCATCCAGTGAGAGGAACTTCCACATCTTCTACCAG ATCTGTAAAGGAGCCGGCACGGACGAGAGGCTTCAGTGGCACCTCCCTGAGGGAGCAGCCTTCTCCTGGCTGCCCAACCCGGACAGGACCTTGGAAG AGGATTGTTTCGAGGTGACCAGAGAGGCCATGCTTCATTTGGGTATCGACACCCCCACTCAGAACAACATCTTTCAG GTCCTGGCCGGACTGCTGCACCTCGGCAACATCCGCTTTGCCGACTCTGAGGACGAAGCTCAGCCCTGCCAGCTGATGGGCGATGCCAAGT GCTCTATCAGGACATCAGCCTCGCTGCTACAGCTTCCAGAAGACCCACTGCTGGAGACACTGCAGATCAGAACCATcagggcaggcaggcagcaggTGTTCCGGAAGCCCTGTTCCCGAGCCGAGTGCGACATCCGCAGAGACTGTGTGGCCAAACTAGTTTACGCACG gCTGTTTGACTGGCTGGTATCCGTGATCAATAGCAGCATCTGTGCAGACCCTGACTCCTGGACCACTTTCATAG GCCTGCTGGATGTGTACGGATTTGAGTCCTTTCCCAACAACAGCCTGGAACAGTTGTGCATCAACTACGCCAATGAGAAGCTGCAACAGCACTTTGTGGCTCACTACCTAAGGGCTCAACAG GAGGAATATGCAGTCGAGGGTCTGGAGTGGTCATTTGTCAACTACCAGGACAACCAGCCCTGCTTGGATCTCCTCGAGGGGAGCCCCATCAGCATCTGCTCCCTCATAAATGAG GAATGCCGCCTTAATCGGCCAAGCAGTGCAGCCCAGCTCCAGACACGCATCGAGAGTGCGCTGGCGGGCAGCCCCTGCCTGGGCCACAACAAACTCAGCCGGGAGCCCAGCTTCATCGTGGTACATTACGCGGGTCCTGTGCAGTACCACACTGCAGGTCTGGTGGAGAAGAACAAG GACCCTGTCCCACCTGAGCTGACCAGGCTCCTAcagcaatcccaggaccccctaCTCAAGGTGCTGTTTCCTGCTGACCCTGAAGAGAAGGCCCAGGAGGAGCCCTCTGGCCAGAGCAGAGCCCCTGTGTTGACTGTGGTGTCCAAGTTCAAG GCCTCCCTGGAGCAGCTTCTGCAGGTTCTGCATAGCACTACGCCCCACTACATTCGCTGCATCAAGCCCAACAGCCAGGGCCAGGCGCACACCTTTCTCCAGGAGGAG GTCCTGAGTCAGCTGGAGGCCTGTGGCCTCGTGGAGACCATCCACATCAGTGCTGCTGGCTTCCCTGTCCG AATCCCTCACTGGAACTTCGTGGAACGATATGAATTGCTGAGAAGGCTCCGTGCTCGCACATCCCCTGGCCCCCACAGCCCACTTCCTGCTGAAGGGCGCTCAG gtggaggaagaaggggcCAAGGACTGAGTGCGAGGCCCCTGCCCAGCCGGACCCCAGCCCAGCAGCCACGGCTCCCACCTGGGACACTTCTGCTTTCCCACCTCTCTCAGGCACAGTTTTGTCACTTGCCTTTCATTCTTTTCCCccacttctttcttcccctcttcatGATCTGCTCTACTGCTCTTTGTCTCGTGCCCAAAGCCCCCTTTGCCCCCGGTCGATGTTGCGGTTTCTCGTCTGCGGCGTCCTCTTTGGCAGCCTCTTCTCCAGAGAGGCACTGGGCAGCAAAAGGTGGTCAGAGCCCTCAGGTAAATCCTCTACAGGAGCCAGCCCTGCACACCgcgggagggcaggcaggggcacCTGCTGGGCCTCTGTCGGATGGGGATTGTTCTCCCTTTTCTCATATGTGGCAGGGAGTTAAGGGgtccagggcagagggagcagcccaGCTGCCCTGCTTGGTCCCCCGCACGTTTGGGGCCTTGGAACAAACACCAGCTGAGTAG
- the MYO19 gene encoding unconventional myosin-XIX isoform X3, with translation MCLVEKRTLTWTSRCLMKFYAVVAASPTSWESHRIAERIEQRILNSNPVMEAFGNACTLRNNNSSRFGKFIQLQLNRAQQMTGAAVQTYLLEKTRVACQASSERNFHIFYQICKGAGTDERLQWHLPEGAAFSWLPNPDRTLEEDCFEVTREAMLHLGIDTPTQNNIFQVLAGLLHLGNIRFADSEDEAQPCQLMGDAKCSIRTSASLLQLPEDPLLETLQIRTIRAGRQQVFRKPCSRAECDIRRDCVAKLVYARLFDWLVSVINSSICADPDSWTTFIGLLDVYGFESFPNNSLEQLCINYANEKLQQHFVAHYLRAQQEEYAVEGLEWSFVNYQDNQPCLDLLEGSPISICSLINEECRLNRPSSAAQLQTRIESALAGSPCLGHNKLSREPSFIVVHYAGPVQYHTAGLVEKNKDPVPPELTRLLQQSQDPLLKVLFPADPEEKAQEEPSGQSRAPVLTVVSKFKASLEQLLQVLHSTTPHYIRCIKPNSQGQAHTFLQEEVLSQLEACGLVETIHISAAGFPVRIPHWNFVERYELLRRLRARTSPGPHSPLPAEGRSEWSPCTEAATLQPLLQDILHTLPALTQAATAPGDPAEASAAPVHCGRTKVFMTDSTLELLEHGRAQVLEQCARRIQGSWRRHWYRKQGRRRRAAVLIQAAIRSWLVRKHVRRLHAAATVIGRAWRRWRIGMAFLALKELDGVEENHLSQVPLPTGSLLLPQTQTSLLAAVIRLWPLGLVLANAAVGVRGFQRKLVVWACLQLPTGSPSSYTVQTAQGQAGVTSIRALPQGSIKFHCRKSPLPYADICPEPLPYSVTGFNQILLERDSLGHR, from the exons ATGTGCCTGGTGGAGAAGAGGACTCTG ACTTGGACGTCCCGCTGCCTGATGAAGTTCTATGCTGTGGTGGCCGCCTCACCCACATCCTGGGAGAGCCACAGGATTGCAGAGAGGATTGAGCAGCGAATCTTGAACTCCAACCCTGTCATGGAAGCTTTTG GGAATGCGTGCACCCTGAGGAATAACAACAGCAGTCGCTTTGGGAAGTTCATCCAGCTCCAGCTGAACAG ggcccagcagaTGACCGGAGCTGCAGTCCAGACGTACCTCCTGGAGAAAACTCGAGTGGCCTGTCAGGCATCCAGTGAGAGGAACTTCCACATCTTCTACCAG ATCTGTAAAGGAGCCGGCACGGACGAGAGGCTTCAGTGGCACCTCCCTGAGGGAGCAGCCTTCTCCTGGCTGCCCAACCCGGACAGGACCTTGGAAG AGGATTGTTTCGAGGTGACCAGAGAGGCCATGCTTCATTTGGGTATCGACACCCCCACTCAGAACAACATCTTTCAG GTCCTGGCCGGACTGCTGCACCTCGGCAACATCCGCTTTGCCGACTCTGAGGACGAAGCTCAGCCCTGCCAGCTGATGGGCGATGCCAAGT GCTCTATCAGGACATCAGCCTCGCTGCTACAGCTTCCAGAAGACCCACTGCTGGAGACACTGCAGATCAGAACCATcagggcaggcaggcagcaggTGTTCCGGAAGCCCTGTTCCCGAGCCGAGTGCGACATCCGCAGAGACTGTGTGGCCAAACTAGTTTACGCACG gCTGTTTGACTGGCTGGTATCCGTGATCAATAGCAGCATCTGTGCAGACCCTGACTCCTGGACCACTTTCATAG GCCTGCTGGATGTGTACGGATTTGAGTCCTTTCCCAACAACAGCCTGGAACAGTTGTGCATCAACTACGCCAATGAGAAGCTGCAACAGCACTTTGTGGCTCACTACCTAAGGGCTCAACAG GAGGAATATGCAGTCGAGGGTCTGGAGTGGTCATTTGTCAACTACCAGGACAACCAGCCCTGCTTGGATCTCCTCGAGGGGAGCCCCATCAGCATCTGCTCCCTCATAAATGAG GAATGCCGCCTTAATCGGCCAAGCAGTGCAGCCCAGCTCCAGACACGCATCGAGAGTGCGCTGGCGGGCAGCCCCTGCCTGGGCCACAACAAACTCAGCCGGGAGCCCAGCTTCATCGTGGTACATTACGCGGGTCCTGTGCAGTACCACACTGCAGGTCTGGTGGAGAAGAACAAG GACCCTGTCCCACCTGAGCTGACCAGGCTCCTAcagcaatcccaggaccccctaCTCAAGGTGCTGTTTCCTGCTGACCCTGAAGAGAAGGCCCAGGAGGAGCCCTCTGGCCAGAGCAGAGCCCCTGTGTTGACTGTGGTGTCCAAGTTCAAG GCCTCCCTGGAGCAGCTTCTGCAGGTTCTGCATAGCACTACGCCCCACTACATTCGCTGCATCAAGCCCAACAGCCAGGGCCAGGCGCACACCTTTCTCCAGGAGGAG GTCCTGAGTCAGCTGGAGGCCTGTGGCCTCGTGGAGACCATCCACATCAGTGCTGCTGGCTTCCCTGTCCG AATCCCTCACTGGAACTTCGTGGAACGATATGAATTGCTGAGAAGGCTCCGTGCTCGCACATCCCCTGGCCCCCACAGCCCACTTCCTGCTGAAGGGCGCTCAG AATGGTCTCCATGCACCGAGGCGGCCACACTGCAACCTCTCCTCCAGGACATCCTCCACACTCTTCCAGCTCTGACTCAGGCAGCCACCGCACCTGGTGACCCAGCTGAGGCCTCAGCAGCCCCAGTTCACTGTGGCAGGACCAAGGTGTTCATGACGGACTCCACG CTGGAGCTTCTGGAACACGGACGTGCCCAGGTGCTGGAGCAGTGTGCCCGCCGCATCCAGGGCAGCTGGAGGCGACACTGGTACCGCAAGCAGGGGAGGCGGAGGCGGGCAGCCGTGCTCATCCAGGCAG CCATCCGGTCCTGGCTAGTTCGGAAACACGTGCGGAGGCTGCATGCAGCTGCCACGGTCATCGGGCGCGCGTGGCGGAGGTGGCGA attggaATGGCCTTCCTTGCTTTGAAAGAACTGGATGGTGTGGAAGAAAACCACTTGTCTCAAGTTCCCCTTCCCACGGGTTCCCTCCTGCTGCCACAGACACAGACCAGCCTCCTGGCGGCGGTAATCCGCCTGTGGCCCCTGGGACTGGTCCTGGCCAACGCAGCTGTGGGTGTCCGCGGCTTTCAGAGGAAGCTGGTGGTCTGGGCCTGCCTCCAGCTCCCCACAGGGAGCCCCAGTAGCTACACAGTCCAGACGGCCCAAGGACAAGCTGGTGTCACATCCATCCGAGCGCTGCCTCAG ggctcgaTCAAGTTCCACTGCAGAAAGTCTCCCCTGCCATACGCAGACATCTGCCCTGAACCCTTACCCTACAGTGTTACTGGCTTTAATCAGATTCTGCTGGAGAGAGACAGCCTGGGCCACAGGTGA
- the MYO19 gene encoding unconventional myosin-XIX isoform X1: MLHQVHGHSSGSGAQGGESLREDLREFLSGEAPLHQLDDLTKVNPVTPETVLRCLQARYAADTFYTNAGCTLVALNPFKAVPQLYSPALMREYHAAPQPRKLKPHIFTVGEQTYRNVKSLTEPVNQSIIVSGESGAGKTWTSRCLMKFYAVVAASPTSWESHRIAERIEQRILNSNPVMEAFGNACTLRNNNSSRFGKFIQLQLNRAQQMTGAAVQTYLLEKTRVACQASSERNFHIFYQICKGAGTDERLQWHLPEGAAFSWLPNPDRTLEEDCFEVTREAMLHLGIDTPTQNNIFQVLAGLLHLGNIRFADSEDEAQPCQLMGDAKCSIRTSASLLQLPEDPLLETLQIRTIRAGRQQVFRKPCSRAECDIRRDCVAKLVYARLFDWLVSVINSSICADPDSWTTFIGLLDVYGFESFPNNSLEQLCINYANEKLQQHFVAHYLRAQQEEYAVEGLEWSFVNYQDNQPCLDLLEGSPISICSLINEECRLNRPSSAAQLQTRIESALAGSPCLGHNKLSREPSFIVVHYAGPVQYHTAGLVEKNKDPVPPELTRLLQQSQDPLLKVLFPADPEEKAQEEPSGQSRAPVLTVVSKFKASLEQLLQVLHSTTPHYIRCIKPNSQGQAHTFLQEEVLSQLEACGLVETIHISAAGFPVRIPHWNFVERYELLRRLRARTSPGPHSPLPAEGRSEWSPCTEAATLQPLLQDILHTLPALTQAATAPGDPAEASAAPVHCGRTKVFMTDSTLELLEHGRAQVLEQCARRIQGSWRRHWYRKQGRRRRAAVLIQAAIRSWLVRKHVRRLHAAATVIGRAWRRWRIGMAFLALKELDGVEENHLSQVPLPTGSLLLPQTQTSLLAAVIRLWPLGLVLANAAVGVRGFQRKLVVWACLQLPTGSPSSYTVQTAQGQAGVTSIRALPQGSIKFHCRKSPLPYADICPEPLPYSVTGFNQILLERDSLGHR; this comes from the exons ATGCTCCATCAG GTTCATGGCCACAGTTCAGGCTCTGGTGCCCAAGGAGGGGAATCCCTCAGAGAAGACCTGCGGGAGTTCCTGAGCGGGGAAGCCCCGCTGCACCAGCTGGATGACCTCACCAAGGTGAATCCCGTGACACCGGAGACAG TCCTGAGGTGTTTGCAGGCTCGGTACGCAGCAGACACGTTCTACACCAATGCTGGCTGCACCCTGGTCGCTCTGAACCCCTTCAAGGCCGTCCCTCAGCTCTACTCACCAGCACTGATGAGAGAATACCACGCTGCGCCTCAGCCCCGG AAACTGAAGCCCCACATCTTCACTGTGGGTGAACAGACCTACAGGAATGTCAAGAGCCTGACTGAGCCCGTCAACCAGTCTATTATTGTCAGCGGAGAGAGTGGTGCTGGAAAG ACTTGGACGTCCCGCTGCCTGATGAAGTTCTATGCTGTGGTGGCCGCCTCACCCACATCCTGGGAGAGCCACAGGATTGCAGAGAGGATTGAGCAGCGAATCTTGAACTCCAACCCTGTCATGGAAGCTTTTG GGAATGCGTGCACCCTGAGGAATAACAACAGCAGTCGCTTTGGGAAGTTCATCCAGCTCCAGCTGAACAG ggcccagcagaTGACCGGAGCTGCAGTCCAGACGTACCTCCTGGAGAAAACTCGAGTGGCCTGTCAGGCATCCAGTGAGAGGAACTTCCACATCTTCTACCAG ATCTGTAAAGGAGCCGGCACGGACGAGAGGCTTCAGTGGCACCTCCCTGAGGGAGCAGCCTTCTCCTGGCTGCCCAACCCGGACAGGACCTTGGAAG AGGATTGTTTCGAGGTGACCAGAGAGGCCATGCTTCATTTGGGTATCGACACCCCCACTCAGAACAACATCTTTCAG GTCCTGGCCGGACTGCTGCACCTCGGCAACATCCGCTTTGCCGACTCTGAGGACGAAGCTCAGCCCTGCCAGCTGATGGGCGATGCCAAGT GCTCTATCAGGACATCAGCCTCGCTGCTACAGCTTCCAGAAGACCCACTGCTGGAGACACTGCAGATCAGAACCATcagggcaggcaggcagcaggTGTTCCGGAAGCCCTGTTCCCGAGCCGAGTGCGACATCCGCAGAGACTGTGTGGCCAAACTAGTTTACGCACG gCTGTTTGACTGGCTGGTATCCGTGATCAATAGCAGCATCTGTGCAGACCCTGACTCCTGGACCACTTTCATAG GCCTGCTGGATGTGTACGGATTTGAGTCCTTTCCCAACAACAGCCTGGAACAGTTGTGCATCAACTACGCCAATGAGAAGCTGCAACAGCACTTTGTGGCTCACTACCTAAGGGCTCAACAG GAGGAATATGCAGTCGAGGGTCTGGAGTGGTCATTTGTCAACTACCAGGACAACCAGCCCTGCTTGGATCTCCTCGAGGGGAGCCCCATCAGCATCTGCTCCCTCATAAATGAG GAATGCCGCCTTAATCGGCCAAGCAGTGCAGCCCAGCTCCAGACACGCATCGAGAGTGCGCTGGCGGGCAGCCCCTGCCTGGGCCACAACAAACTCAGCCGGGAGCCCAGCTTCATCGTGGTACATTACGCGGGTCCTGTGCAGTACCACACTGCAGGTCTGGTGGAGAAGAACAAG GACCCTGTCCCACCTGAGCTGACCAGGCTCCTAcagcaatcccaggaccccctaCTCAAGGTGCTGTTTCCTGCTGACCCTGAAGAGAAGGCCCAGGAGGAGCCCTCTGGCCAGAGCAGAGCCCCTGTGTTGACTGTGGTGTCCAAGTTCAAG GCCTCCCTGGAGCAGCTTCTGCAGGTTCTGCATAGCACTACGCCCCACTACATTCGCTGCATCAAGCCCAACAGCCAGGGCCAGGCGCACACCTTTCTCCAGGAGGAG GTCCTGAGTCAGCTGGAGGCCTGTGGCCTCGTGGAGACCATCCACATCAGTGCTGCTGGCTTCCCTGTCCG AATCCCTCACTGGAACTTCGTGGAACGATATGAATTGCTGAGAAGGCTCCGTGCTCGCACATCCCCTGGCCCCCACAGCCCACTTCCTGCTGAAGGGCGCTCAG AATGGTCTCCATGCACCGAGGCGGCCACACTGCAACCTCTCCTCCAGGACATCCTCCACACTCTTCCAGCTCTGACTCAGGCAGCCACCGCACCTGGTGACCCAGCTGAGGCCTCAGCAGCCCCAGTTCACTGTGGCAGGACCAAGGTGTTCATGACGGACTCCACG CTGGAGCTTCTGGAACACGGACGTGCCCAGGTGCTGGAGCAGTGTGCCCGCCGCATCCAGGGCAGCTGGAGGCGACACTGGTACCGCAAGCAGGGGAGGCGGAGGCGGGCAGCCGTGCTCATCCAGGCAG CCATCCGGTCCTGGCTAGTTCGGAAACACGTGCGGAGGCTGCATGCAGCTGCCACGGTCATCGGGCGCGCGTGGCGGAGGTGGCGA attggaATGGCCTTCCTTGCTTTGAAAGAACTGGATGGTGTGGAAGAAAACCACTTGTCTCAAGTTCCCCTTCCCACGGGTTCCCTCCTGCTGCCACAGACACAGACCAGCCTCCTGGCGGCGGTAATCCGCCTGTGGCCCCTGGGACTGGTCCTGGCCAACGCAGCTGTGGGTGTCCGCGGCTTTCAGAGGAAGCTGGTGGTCTGGGCCTGCCTCCAGCTCCCCACAGGGAGCCCCAGTAGCTACACAGTCCAGACGGCCCAAGGACAAGCTGGTGTCACATCCATCCGAGCGCTGCCTCAG ggctcgaTCAAGTTCCACTGCAGAAAGTCTCCCCTGCCATACGCAGACATCTGCCCTGAACCCTTACCCTACAGTGTTACTGGCTTTAATCAGATTCTGCTGGAGAGAGACAGCCTGGGCCACAGGTGA